The Primulina tabacum isolate GXHZ01 chromosome 16, ASM2559414v2, whole genome shotgun sequence genome window below encodes:
- the LOC142529130 gene encoding uncharacterized protein LOC142529130, with translation MGRAPCCDKANVKKGPWSPEEDAKLKEYIEKHGTGGNWISLPLKADLRRCGKSCRLRWLNYLRPNIRHGEFSDDEDRVICSLFASIGSRWSIIAAQLPGRTDNDIKNYWNTKLKKKILLGASKSYQLLSKININPIQRNPSISSPYPSLETPFEYGKITTYPTNISEDIKVFSDGTDPISPTFPTTVSSNPTTHSVFQAQNHGYLSLTQYDEAINCNNNTSNYIMFGGEASCTSSDVSSDGENLNLQKYLYNNGIDIEGDQKFLINNPGGFGADLENPLDYSIEEIKQLISSNSICSDDLFVDGIKTEEQVLYY, from the exons AGAAACATGGCACCGGAGGGAATTGGATTTCTCTCCCTCTCAAAGCTG ATCTCAGAAGATGCGGAAAAAGTTGTAGACTGAGGTGGCTGAACTATCTCAGACCAAATATCAGACATGGGGAATTTTCAGATGATGAAGATAGAGTCATTTGCAGCCTTTTTGCTAGCATTGGAAGCAG ATGGTCAATAATAGCAGCTCAATTACCAGGAAGAACGGACAACGACATCAAGAACTACTGGAACACGAAGCTGAAAAAGAAAATCTTGTTGGGGGCATCCAAATCCTACCAATTATTATCCAAGATAAATATCAATCCCATCCAACGAAACCCTTCAATCTCTTCTCCATATCCATCTCTTGAGACCCCATTTGAATATGGTAAAATCACAACATATCCCACCAATATTTCCGAAGATATTAAGGTTTTCTCCGATGGTACTGATCCCATATCTCCAACTTTCCCCACAACTGTTTCTTCAAATCCCACCACCCATTCAGTATTTCAAGCTCAAAATCATGGATACTTGAGCTTAACACAGTATGATGAGGCGATAAATTGTAACAATAATACTAGTAACTATATCATGTTCGGAGGGGAAGCTAGCTGCACTTCATCCGATGTAAGCTCCGATGGTGAAAACCTAAATCTACAGAAATATCTATACAATAATGGGATTGATATTGAAGGTGATCAGAAATTCTTGATTAATAATCCTGGTGGCTTTGGTGCTGATCTTGAGAACCCGTTGGATTACAGTATTGAGGAGATTAAACAGCTGATTAGCAGTAACAGTATTTGCAGTGATGATTTATTTGTGGATGGAATCAAGACAGAAGAACAAGTGTTGTACTACtga
- the LOC142528520 gene encoding uncharacterized protein LOC142528520 encodes MCERRAENLMRPSQHIDKVMHAQFKEEKEKNRLRLSTSIVAVRCLALQGCAFRGNDESLSSSNRGNFLEWVKAFAKMNIEIDEVVLENAPKNAQYIAPEIQNEILHIMANRVRQMVREEVGDKYFCILVDEARDISKREQMAIILRFVNNHGILTERFFAIKSVSDTTSMNLKNEISNVLVHHDFHVKKIRGQGYDGASNMRGAWNGLQALFLKDCPYAYYIHCFAHRLQLTLVSAAKDVSVICEFFSHLDNIVNIVTSSTKRIAELHTAQRNEIEYMLSIGERDSGSGANQIGNLQRAGATRWSSHYDSVKSLIGMYTATCKVFEVLSDYSPNGRVKAEVRGIYRNMASFEFVFILHLMHKIMRTTDTLCQILQRKSQDILTAITFVTTTKTRLQEFRECGWNEFLQEVKVFCSRNEIDVPDLDCLYKIGRSCRQTTIEHHYHFDVFNAAIYFILMELNTRFNESSVKLLYLSTALDPKNSFDSFNSDDICKLAKKFYPGDFTDQKIVALEYELIHYKLDVMQNLKVSTLVELCQQLTESGRSSVYVMLTRLIHLVLTLPVSTATTERAFSAMKHVKTALRNKMEDDFLADCLTLYIERDLAKYIGK; translated from the exons ATGTGTGAgagaagggctgaaaatttgatgAGGCCCTCACAACATATTGATAAAGTGATGCATGCACAATTTAAagaggaaaaagagaaaaatcgtCTGCGTTTGAGCACCTCAATTGTAGCTGTTCGTTGTCTAGCACTTCAAGGTTGTGCTTTTAGAGGTAACGATGAATCTCTATCTTCATCTAATCgtggaaattttcttgaatGGGTGAAGGCTTTTGCAAAAATGAATATAGAAATTGATGAAGTTGTGCTTGAGAATGCTCCAAAAAATGCCCAATATATCGCTCCAGAAATTCAGAATGAGATTTTACATATTATGGCCAATAGAGTACGACAGATGGTTcgtgaagaagttggagataaATACTTCTGTATTCTTGTTGATGAAGCCCGAGATATATCTAAACGAGAGCAAATGGCCATTATATTGAGGTTTGTGAACAATCatgggattttgacagaaagATTTTTTGCCATCAAAAGTGTTAGTGACACTACCtcaatgaatttgaaaaatGAGATATCAAATGTTCTTGTTCATCATGATTTCCATGTTAAGAAAATCAGAGGCCAAGGATATGATGGTGCTAGCAATATGCGTGGAGCGTGGAATGGACTTCAAGcattatttctcaaagattgtcCCTATGCATACTATATCCACTGTTTTGCACATCGTTTACAACTGACATTGGTTTCTGCAGCTAAGGATGTTAGTGTTATTTGTGAATTCTTTTCTCATTTGGACAATATTGTTAATATTGTCACTTCTTCTACTAAGCGCATTGCTGAATTACATACTGCACAGAGAAATGAAATTGAGTATATGTTGTCAATTGGAGAACGTGATTCTGGAAGTGGTGCAAACCAGATTGGTAATTTGCAACGAGCAGGAGCTACTCGTTGGAGTTCTCACTATGATTCGGTAAAAAGCTTGATAGGTATGTACACTGCAACTTGCAAAGTTTTTGAAGTTCTCAGTGATTATTCTCCAAATGGAAGAGTTAAGGCTGAAGTTCGGGGGATTTACAGAAACATGGCAAGCtttgaatttgtgtttattttgcacttaatgcataaaattatgagaacaaCAGATACTCTTTGTCaaattcttcaaagaaaatctcaaGACATTTTGACTGCTATCACATTTGTCACTACTACCAAAACTCGCCTTCAAGAATTTAGAGAATGTGGGTGGAATGAATTTCTTCAGGAAGTTAAAGTTTTTTGCTCAAGAAATGAAATTGATGTACCTGACCTTGATTGTCTATATAAGATTGGACGTTCCTGTCGGCAAACTACAATAGAACATCATTACcactttgatgtttttaatgcagcaatatatttcattttgatGGAGTTAAATACTCGGTTCAATGAGTCATCGGTGAAACTTCTTTATCTTAGTACAGCTTTAGATCCTAAAAATTCATTTGACTCATTTAACAGTGATGATATTTGCAAGCTTGCGAAGAAGTTTTATCCTGGAGATTTCACAGATCAAAAAATTGTTGCTTTGGAGTATGAATTGATACATTATAAACTTGATGTGATGCAGAATTTAAAGGTTTCTACACTTGTTGAGTTGTGTCAGCAATTGACCGAGAGTGGACGGTCAAGTGTTTATGTTATGTTGACTAGATTGAttcatcttgttttgacattacCTGTGTCTACTGCCACTACTGAGCGGGCTTTTTCAGCAATGAAGCATGTGAAGACGGCACTTCGCAATAAAATGGAGGATGACTTTCTTGCCGATTGTTTGACACTCTATATTGAACGAGATTTAGCTAAATATATTGGT AAATGA